One Takifugu flavidus isolate HTHZ2018 chromosome 3, ASM371156v2, whole genome shotgun sequence genomic window, TATAAATGTATGTCTTTGACATAAACTAGACATTATGAATAGATGATATGCGTTTATTTCACGGTTATATGAGGAAAGGTGACAAAAGTGCCTAAAATGGACCAGATCTGGCAGACACGAAAATACGCACATCAAATGATCTCAGTGAGCCTTCACTTACTTTTGTAATGGCGAATTTGTCTCCGCAGGGACACGGGAAGTAATAGGTTTCCGTGTCCTCGTCATACTCGAAGTCTTCTATCTCTATTTCGTCATGAAACACCGACATTATGTACAAAGTGCGTGGAAAGAGAGAATTCTAGACGAACATTTCCAACAGCACACCGGTTTCATGTATGTGGCGAGTGACGGTGACGTCACGAGCTACCTTTGTCGCAGTCATATGACGTAACAGTATGTTGTGGAACATTCTGCAGTTCTTTGCTGCGTCCACCAGATGGAGGTAGTGTGTTAAAACTAAAAAGTCCTCACAGCAATGGTTGTTTTACTGAAGTCATTTATTGATAATCTGAAtatgtaaacacaaaaaaaactgaattaaaGTACACGTCTATCAGTTTTCAAACTGATTCTGTATTGAAAGCACTGAGGTTTTTTGGTAGACTTGATTACAAATGCAATAGTAAACaatgaaaaggagaaaataaagtgttgtattttcattcatttaacgGCACAGTGTTTTGTAGTTCTCATTTGAGTCTTTCATGCTTTAGAGTaataaaagtgttttgatgCAAAGtgattttgaaatgttttaaattctcTCAAACTTCACTGTAATCCTAACAGGACAAAGAAGGAGATTTAAGACTCcctttgaaatgtttttaaagtttaacaTCCTCAAGTTCTAAACAGAAAAATTACGCTGAAAAACCGAactttttaacaaataaaaagaataagtaAAGATAAGTCTAATGTCCTCAAGACAACTGAAGTGTGTGGCCGCTTCCTGTGCTCCCAGCATGGCCAGTATGCTCGAGGGTTCCAGAAGTGTGAGCAAAGGCACACACTTGAATGGGTGTTGACAGAAAGGTTCCATCACATGTGTTCTGGGTGATTCTGCAGACAAGTGATGAACTCTTTCACGTCTTGCCCTCGAAGCAGATCTGGTAGAtggcagagaacagaggaaagcTGCAAAAACCAAAGTGGCAAGTTAGCACCAAAATCCCATCAACATACTCCGTGATGTGGATGACATTTGTGCATAATGACAACTGTAATCACATCCTCCACTCTACCTTCTGTTGATGTCAgtgattacattttaaaaaagcacattttaacaaTGTGTTGACGGGACAGATGTGCTCAGGGTGACTGGAGTCGATAAACGCTAAACTGCAGTGACCTCATTACAACCTGTGTGCaacctcactcactcactcactcactttctactgcttgttcctccactgagggtcgcgggggggctggagcctatcccagcacaatgggcggaggcagggtacaccctggactggacgccagtcagtcgcagggctaacacatagacaaacaaccattctctctcacactcacacctacgggcaagagtttccaattagcctaatccccaatcatgcatgtctttggactgtgggaggaagccggagaacccggagagaacccacgcaggcacagggagaacatgcaaactccccagcctcaatcccaaccggggatcgaacccggggccttctggCTGGGAGGCTGACCACCACAGCACCGTGCCGCCCTGTGTGCAACCTGGTGTTTAAAACTGTCTTTGCACAACAGTTCAGAATGATGGAGCTGTGCTCTGACAGTGGATGTAGCTAAACATGATGACGCCCACTGGTTGGTTGACAGAGCACCATCACGTGCAATAACCTGACAGCGGCGATCCTTGCTTATTTTCACAGCGTGCACcgtcacagacaggaagtcagtgtCACCACCTTTGTGAAGTGCTTCCTGGTTTTCTCTGGCGTATCGCTGTGAACGCAGCTGCTGTAAAACCCTTTTGGCATCACCCAGAACTGAACTGAACACTTAAATGAACACTTCTGTCAGCGGACTCACTCGTTGACCAGGTTCTTCTTCTGGAGCAGCTTGTAGATCTCAGCTGAGGTCTGTGGTCCCTGAAGTTTTTGGCCGTTGagcatttcctcctccagcatcgTGATGGACTGCAGTAAGCAACAATCAGACACTTCTGACAAACCAACAATGGAAATACACGAGCTTCCTAGTGACTTCATGAGGTGCTTTAGTGGGTTCTCATCAACACGTCATCAGACGTTGGCTTCTGCAGCTACTACTGGTCAGGGCTAGCACGCTAACGTCAGTGGATCGCATGTTTTTCCTGAACGCACCTTTGAGGTTTTGACAAACGCCTCCGCCACTTTGCGGTTCCGTCCTCCATAGCAGGTGGTGACGAGGTCCGCCACGCCGCAGCTTTCCAGGAAGGTGTCCGAACTCACTTGACCTTTGCAGAACATCTTTGCGAAGGCCACCATCTCCATGAGGCCCAGTCTGATCACCGCGGCCTTGGTGTTGTCCCCAAAACCGAGACCGTCACAGAATCCGGCACCTACTGCCACGATGTTCTGAGGATGGACTCCTTAGTTATCTTCTGTGGGTTGATGACGGAGGACTaacctgctgtgtgttttcctaCCTTCAGAGCTCCACACAGCTCCACCGTGTCGCTCTCCTCCACCACGTTGATGCGAAAGTTGGCGGTTTGCAGCAGCTCTTTAAAGATCAGGCCGTTGGCCACATTTTTGGCTCCTGAAGGAAATATCCCGAATTTAGATAACAGTGAAATATTCCTACAAGAATTCCTTGGAACAGAAGGACAATCGAACCGATGGTGGTTTCGCAAAACTTGTCATCCGCAACCTCGCTGGCGATGTTGGCGCCCATCAGGACGCTGACGTCCACGTGCAGTTTCTCTCGGATGATGTCCGATATGAGCTGGATTCCATCTGGACCCTCGCTGAGACCCTGGACAGGTGAAACGGTGAAAAGAATCAGCCAAATCTTCTGACCCGGCCCAAGAATCGCAATGACCTCACTTTGATGAGCGAGATTCCGATGGCCCCTTCTGTCAGGTGTGGTTTGATCTGGTCGCACAGGTCGGCGATGAACTGGTGAGGGATGACGAAAACGATGACCTTCGCTCCTCTGACGGCCTCGACGATGTCTGGGACCGCGAGCTGGTGGCAACAGAGTGAAAACTGCTTTAAACAGGTGGAAGACACGACTCGTTCCGTAACGACCAAAGCTCGTGGCTCAGAAGCAAAGCAAATCTAGTTTTTATTGGCGTAAATATCATTTAAAACAAGGGAACCTTTTAACAGGTTTTAACAGAAACAGAACCAAGTCGGCTGGAGCAGGAAAATCCCGAACACTCACCACGTTCTTGGGCAGTTTGTGGCCCGGCAGATATTTGACGTTCTCATGTTCTGTGTTTATGATCTCTGTCAGCTTACGCCCCTTAATCATCTCTTCATAAACCCACATGTTGACCATCGGGTCGAAGCGGTTGGACGCTTTGACGTTGTTCCCGATGATTTTGGCGATGGAAGAACccctgaaggagaggagagatgggaCATTTCCTATTTCTGATTTGCAGCTGTCGCATAATCAGAATCAGCAGCTTTCCCTTTATCATTCCTTTATCACTTCATTTTCTGGAAAACTCATCACTGTAAATGAATCTGAATCTGCAGCTGGGGAAGAATGTAAACAGGATGTAACGTCAGAAAGGTGTGTGATCCCAGGTGAGAGTGAAATGGACTCATTTGAACTTTAATCAAGATtccttatttgtttttgtcGAACGATTCAATGAgtgatgtaaataaaatatgaacTACAACCAGCCCGGAAGACCCGATATAAATGCATCTGTGGGCGGGTTTTATGATAAATAAAGAATACCACACGGATTCTCCGATATAAATGCATCTATGGGCGGTTTTATGATAAATAAAGAATACCACACGGATTCGTTCGAAACTTGCCGGAAACACAAACAAGAGTTACCAGTTTCCTGAGCCAACGATGCAAACCTTCTTTCCGGGCATTCTGGAAGAGTTCGGTGCGACTGTTGCTCTGGAGTGaaactgctgcttctgctgggtgAAAACTTCCTCCTCCGCCCTGCAGATGAGCGCCCTCCCCCCGCAGACAGGAACCACGGCGGGACTATGGCCACAACAGGGACCAGCACGTCCGAGGAGGCTCCAAACACTCCGGAACATCACGCCGAGGTCGAATTGTATGATTAACGTCACGTCTCTATGAACGCGAGCGTTTACTGCTCATATATTtggattattttcatttatttctgagTAATTATCCAAACCCGGAAGTTGGTCTCCTGACCAACACTTCCTTTTTGCTGCTAAGAACTTCCGGTTATCttggttttcaaaataaactgcGCTCCGTCCCTTGGATAAATACATAGCGGATGTTGCATCTAAATTTGTATTTATAAATTCTCCTCTTGTGTTGGTTAAAATTAGACCGTAccaacatcagcatcaatgaAACTACACAATtattgaaaaaaagaagaagcagaatgAAACTCTGGGTCAGACTAAACCCATTCCTGTCTCAGACTGACTGGAGAAAGTCATCCAcaccttcagcttctccaggtcCGACTTCTCTGAACTGTCTCGGATCTCCCTTGAGTCAGCCTCTCACCTCCAAGGAGATCTCAGATGGACACCAAAGCACCAAAACGGCAGAAAAGCTGTAAAATCCAAAATGAGTGACGAGCAACGGGCTGTAAAACATATTCAATCTCTAACTAAATGTAAGTGAATTTCTCatattttaaattatatttaccATGAATtcacaaggttttttttgttttttttgaagaaaCACAGTCTGCTGATGGTCTTCACTTTTCTATGAAGGCTGGTTGGACTGAACATGTTGGTTAGCTTCATATAGGGTGAATTTCACTCTGGCCTGCACGTATTTAAGTTCCCCccttctccaacacacacacacacacacacacacacacacacacacacacacacaccacacacacacacacacacacgcacgcacgcacacgtgcacacagcaaCCTGACAGCAGGGCTTTAGATGATAGATGTAGAATCTGTGTCAGGGGTCCTGGGAGGGGAAGTTCCCACGGGATGAACATGTCATCAGTGGGATTTTTGAGGCCCTCCACACAAGCGTCCCCTGTCCCCCACAACGGTCCATCGTCAGATGAGTTTGAATGAGGGAAttaatcaccatggcaacgtgcCTGCCTGAAGATCAGAGCCGTGAACCGTCACATTGAAATGGGGAAATTTCTTTCAGGTGAGGAGATCAGTCACAAACATCCCTGAGAATCTACAGGTTCTTCAGGCAGCATGTGCTCATGTTCCCCTGCTCGGTTTCGAAGTAGATTTCTCAGCCAATCAAAGCTCATGGATCCGACTCTCTTCCCTCGCTGATACAGTGAAAATGAGACGCTGAAGGACTCTGAGGAGGCGGAAAGTCCAGCTTCTTCTTTGCCTCCCATCATTCGCTCAGGATGGGTAGGAGATATCAACTGAGTGGAGCTCAGTCCAGACTTGTTGACTGTGAATCACTAAAACCAGAACTTCGGGTGAAGAACCAGAGAGGGATCAGCTCCAGgtctgaccttctgacctctgacccatcTGATCATCAATATTTCCTCCTAAAATGATGAGCCTGTATGAAAACGGGCTGCTAACCTCATGTGTCCAAGATTCTGTAACTGTCCGTTTGACCAGTTTAGGGGAAGGaccactctggttctgctcCAACTGAATCCTGTGAGTATAAGTATAAACTGAAGAATGCTGGCTGTCATggaaaagcagaggaaaaggaaCTGTCGGACCCTGAGCCGACAGCGAAAAACTCCAGGATGACCCTTTTCACGGACATTTGTCTTCTCTGCTCTCCTGGAGCTCAAACTGGACCCGTTTTCCAGCTGTGATGGTTCCACTGTGATCGGCCTCAATTAAAAATACTTCtgctgacctacaaggtccgaCAGGAAGGGGGAGCGGTTGTTAAAGGCTTTCCCTGCCATGTTGCCGCCCCCTCGCCTCTCTGGTGCACATCTATGACTTGAGCTGGGAAGAATGtggagacacacaaacagaaatccGACAGGAACCAGGATAAATTGTTGCTTTTGACACTGCAACAAGTTCAGGAGAGCCAGACGCTGACTTTGCTGATTCACTTTTCTGAATCCTGGAGATAaaaactggcaaaaaaaaaaaaaaattctgcagGGCTCTCACTCCCTGCATCAGGACGGGGGTCCGGTGGGTGTCAGCGCCAGGGTTAGCATCAGAGAGGCCGTCACACTGCACCCGATGGACCTGTTCATACAGAGTTGCAGTCATGTGCTGGCAGATCAGAGCAGTTGTGTTGCGGAAAGAAGGAATGTGACTCTTCCAGCCCTGGTGGTTAGACAATAAACACCaggctgtgatgtcatgtgGAACACCCCCAGCTCTACCACCCACCTCCCTTTTGTTTACCAGACCTACGAAAAAAGTGTGTTTCCTGAGTGTGAAGGAGGAATTTACAACAACATGCGCTCAGCTGCCATGGCAGGAAGTCCCCCAAAcctgagcagctccaggagtCCTGGACCTTCAGACTGGAGCAGCTGATGACGGAGGAAGTGGCTGAAACAGTAGGTTCCTGTCTGTTCGCGTGACTTTGTGTTTTTTGGGAACTCGTCGGCTTGAGCCCGATGAAGGGCAATAGCAGCTATTTCACTGCTTAATAAATCAAACAATGAAATCGCTGCTATTTCTTTTCAAAGCAGACAAATCATTCCGGCTTTGTTGTGCTTTTGGTTCCATTCGACAAGCATTTAAAATATCCTGCTCACAGTTTTGAAAGAGAAATTTCATGtatgaatgatttatttttatttatttattttacaacaaACAGGGATTTTGTCatataaaaaaatagaaatcgGTCCAGTTTCTGGACGCTCTTAAAGAAACAGGAATTCATGGCGTGCTGATGTTGCAGCCTCTGAGGTCACCGATGCTGCAACTATCAAAAGTGCGGCTCCGCACCTCCGAAACTCATCACTCACATGAACGCTCACATGGCCTGACACCGAAAACGCCCACCTGAGTGCTGACGCTTGCTATCCCATAGTTACTGACGCTAAAAATCAGAAATCATGACATCGTTCTTTTCATCTGCGGGCACCCTGAGCTGCTCCATGGATGATGATCCAGTGAACGGAAACAGCATCAACGTGCAGTAACGTGAGAGTCCAAATCATCACAGTCCGCATCTCTcatgaccactggcagcaggaAAGTTACTTCAGGAAGTGaaacagcagcttttctctGAAGAAATGCCGCACTAACATGGGTGCAGTCCGATGTGCTGATCTGTCAGACGGTTGGTCCACAGCAGGAACAGCGACTGGTGGtgcggccagcagggggagccaaCACAGCGTACATAATCTGACCGTTCTTCACAGCAATGAAGAGGACGTGGGGGTGTGTACGGACCCGGGCCCTGTCCTAGGGCAGAAAGAGCGCACCAAtcaacccccaccccatcccatcccaccccctccacacacacacacacacacacaccaccaaccatcaccaccaccaccaccatctgtTTTGGTCCgctgccacttcctgctgttttcagatTACAGACCCTGATCCGTGCTGATTGTTTGTCAAAGAGGTCTTTTTTCAATCTGTGGGATGGACAGggagtcattttaaaatcacacgTCCAATGATGTTCCTATTTTAGGGAAGATTGAATGGTTTCAGATAGAACAAAGTTAGATTTGAGGCTAACACATGATCTTCATTTCATGCATGCTATTGAGTCAGTAGTGACTCAAAGTCACAAGACAACACCTATGTTACCATGGAGATATGGTGTCCCTGTATAGTTGGAATTTTCGTAAGATTGTCTATTAAGGATGATGAATTATTTTTATTGCGAAATAAACATGTTCACTAAAGGTTTGCTTCATGGGGAGGATGAGTAACATTCCCGTGGTGTTCAGTCAGAGTGGCGTCTGTGAGCGTGTGGGTGAAGGCGCCGCTGTTCTGGGTACAAAGGCCAGTTTGTGTGCCGAACATGGCCGAGTCCAAAACCCTCCAACCGGGTGGAGAGTGTTTTTGCAGCAGATCTTGAATACGTGTGCTGGATCACTGCAGAAAAAGACCATCAAAAGGCTCTGCAGTCTAAATCTGCTCATGGACAAAGGAACAGTATCAACTCTGAACCAGAACCATCTGTAGTCATGGCCAATTTGGGCCTCTAAAGGTCGTTTATCCTGGAGCCCCCCTCCTCAGCTGTAGCGTAACATCGAGCTCATATCCTTCACATTATCCCAGCTGAAATTTGGAGCTGTGCGACCTCAGCTGGGAGCCCCCCCACTCCCAAGAGCTAATTAGTTCTTCAGCACAAAGAGTCCAGATGTCGGCGTCCTCCTGGCCCCCTTTGATTGTCCCCCCAGCACACTGAACAGCCCCCTGACTGGTGAGCTGAGCCACTGGGGGCTGTGTGGATTACAGGCGTCAACTCGTGTCACTCACAAAACGCTCATTGGATTTGGTGTAAATTGAAGGGGGGGGGACCTAACTTTACCAAgactgcagcttcagctggagGCAGGACCCTCGACTATAGAGCAGAAAGACAGTAAACAGCTTTCCAGGCTTCTAAATAACTGTACGAAATGTGTcaaaaatggtttaaaatcaCTATGGAAATCATTAAAGTAACAAAGTCTGAGTTGGAACTGAGCTCCAGGACTGGAGCGATGTAACTGTGGTAGCATCACGTGTCACGGGCGCTCCTTGATGACGCTGCTGGGCCGGAGTAGGACGCCATCGTCAAAGTCCCCCACCATAAAGCGccaaatttaaacatttaaatggcTTCATCCACGGCCCTCTGGGGTTGGTTCTGTCGTGCAGACAGGATCTTTGACCCCTATGGTGTCCATCCGCTGCCCTTTGACCCtgcacaggcagacaggaagtggcgtgTTGACTGTGTTGGACAGCTCTTTGTGAAGGAGTAGCATGCGTGAAGTGTTTATCTTTGGCCCGGGCCGTTTCCCACATCTGTTTGGAGAGGCCTGTAAAAACAGAGAGTGTTGGAGGGCGGGGTGGCGCTGAGAGCTGTGATCCTGCGGTGATCCTGCAGTGATCCCTCAGTGATCCGGGCTGTAGTAACTCAGTTTAGATCAGAAAAAGACATCTGTGTGAAAAGTGGAGGCAGACTGTGATAACAGAGGTGTGACTGGCTGATCGACTGGTTATCAGGTGATCTTTTTTAagcccctcccctttctcctccctaCAGGTTTTCCAGGTGTGTGAGTCTCTGCAGGGCAAACGTACAATGAAGAGAagaggcagctgcagctgaagagacTGTCTCTCCCAGTGagtcctcctctgtcttctctccGGGGAAACCGACTTGACACCATCCGTGAACTCAGCGTGACTCAAAGAGGTTTGGGGCTCTTATGGTTATTGAAACATTCTTTGGTAAATCATTGCAAGCAACaaaagatatttaaaaataatagcAAAAATGTCAGATTATCAATGCAGCTGACTGTGGCAGACGGTGGATGACACGCGAGCTCACcgttcctgctgttttcctgtTGATCCGTGCAGCAGCGGTCGGACATTTTCTCCCAGTCAGCAAATTGTCTGATCCATCAGGAACCAAGTTGGGGTTCACAAGATCCTGCAGAAAAGTATCATCTGCTTTCGAATTGGCTCTTGCTACTGTTAGCGTTAGCAGCATAAACATCTAGCACCTCCCACAAAGCCATGTTCAGTCCGATGATGTTTCCATTATTGTTGGGACAAGTCACCATGGTTACTGAGAAAGGCCAGAACTAAAAAACATGTCATCATCATGCTTTGCCTTCCTTTCACTGTCATGTGAGACGCAGTGGTGTGATACTTCCTGCGATGCAGAATGGAAACGCCGGTCGGCACGAGTGAATGTAGGTCGGATGTGAATCTGCTTCTGTGGGAACTGTTGTTACTCGGGGCGACGGCAGCTGACTGGCACGGGCTCCTCTCTTTCATCACAGACACGAGCAAGCTGGCGGCATTTTGGGAAATGTCCAGCGTGGGTCTGTTTTCTGGCGTCACAGGGACACCTTCAGTGAAAACTTTATTTCTTGTCCTTTTCCCAAGTGAAAACTTGGAAAGGCTCTCGCGCAGTCTCCACACAGCTGTTCCCTCAGCTGCGGCGGCGTCGGCAGCGTCCCGCGTGCGTCAGTCGTGCGTCGGTCGTTCCTGTTTGTTGCCTGCGTGGCGCGGATCGTCAGGATGTTGCTCGCCCTTCATTGGTCAGTGtttgcagctgtttgtgtgtgaaacagGAAATTATCTGGTCCGTCTCActgagcttctgcagcagaaatGGCAGCACTGGTGTGTAACTGGGGCACCGCTGCATTACATAACAGCTGTGTTGCTGGGTTGATTCTGTGgctctatttatttttatcagttGACGCTGCCTGCGCATCAAGAGTCTCTTCGTCATGCAGGGACGCGTGCTCAGCCTGGCGGCCCGGGATGATCCGCTGCTGGCCAGTTTGAAGTAGGTCATGATGGCAGAGAGTCTGCTGGGGGTCTCTTCTCTGCGGAGGCTCCAATAGGGGCCAGACCCCAAACTCCCAAACCAATCAAATAAGAttgttctggaggaggaggaggccagtcGGAGGGTCAGTGGGATAATTTGGCTGTTTGTCCAGATTTGACCTCAGTAATAGATGTCGGGCCGTGTTTGGTCCATGTTCGGAGGCTAAATGAGTCGTGCAGGAATGTTGTTGGACGGTCAGACCGCTGTTGGATGGCCGTCCCTTTAATTAACCCTCTCTGGCAGAGGACTTTGACTGATTCTTGCCACAACTGAAGGGAGAAAGTTGGCTCCTGTGATTCGAATGGAGCACAAATGATGTCCTCGTCGGTGCAGGAAGATGGCGTCCCATCATATCGTTATGAGAGCTGGGACAATCCCACACATCACTGTCACTGCAAATAACAGCACATCCACTTGGAAGTGACCCCCCCAAAGCATCCTGAACGCCTGTTAGCATAGCGAAGATCAACCCACAGGAGCGAAGCCTCATCAGGCAGGTCCCTCCTGCAGTTTGATGGTTCCCACAGACTCCCACAGCGCCATGGTTACGCGCACGAAAGCCAAAGCATTTGTGGTATGTCACCTGCACCGCGAGGGAGCTGGACGTTGGTCGCCCTCCCACTGAGAAACTTTATTTAAACTCTGAGGGTGAAGGGTTTTCTGGACAGttagacaaagaggaagaggaggaaggcctTGTTTGACTGACTGCTGATGTCAGGTTTACCTCAGTGACTCTGAGTGAACTCTCTGCTCTGAGAACCGGACTTCCACCCTGGAATTACACCAGTACTTCCCAGTATGGATCAGCAACTATTGATATCAAACCTCTCTGCGTCAGAAGCCaatcaggtcaggactcagctcTCAGTATCTCAGTCACTCATCTCCTCAGAGGTTCTAGTTAAAAACTGTTAACGTAGACAAACATAGAGGAAGCTGTTCTCAGAGAGACCCAGAGCTTGATGTTTAACCTGGTCTGTGAGTCGGGGGGGGTCAAGCTAGAGGGTAGCTGATATTTAATCAGCACAAATGCTTCAATGGGCTGCAAATGGTTTACTGACAAAAGATAAAACATTGTTCAGATGCAACCACAGTAGAATGACACCCCCCCTTCTTGCTTTCCAGGATCCCACACAGCTCTTCTATAGgccaagaaaacacacatgtaggttacacatgtagtcctctgttgttggtgtaggttacacatgtagtcctctgttgttggtgtaggttacacatgtagtcctctgttgttggtgtaggttacgtatgtagtcctctgttgttggtgtaggttacacatTTAGTCCTCTGTTGCTGGTGTAGGTTACACATGTagtcctctgttgttggtgtaggttacacatgtagtcctctgctgttggtgtaggttacacatTAGTCCTCTGTTGTTGTGTAGGTTACACATTTAATCCTCTGCtgttggtgtaggttacacatTTAGTCCTCTGTTGCTGGTGTAGGTTACACATGTagtcctctgttgttggtgtaggttacacatgtagtcctctgttgttggtgtaggttacgtatgtagtcctctgttgttggtgtaggttacacattagtcctctgttgttgtgtaggttacacatgtagtcctctgttgctggtgtaggttacacatgtagtcctctgttgttgtgtaggttacacatgtagtcctctgttgttggtgtaggttacacatgtagtcctctgctgttggtgtaggtacacatgtagtcctctgttgttggtgtaggttacacattagtcctctgttgtggtgtaggttacacatttagtcctctgttgttggtgtaggttacacatgtagtcctctgttgttggtgtaggttacacatgtagtcctctgttgttggtgtaggTTACGTATGTAGTCCTCTGTTGCTGGTGTAGGGTAAACATGTAGTCCTCTGTTGTTGTGTAGGTTACACATGTAGTCCTCTGTTGCTGGTGTAGGTTACACATGTAGTCCTCTGCTGTTGGTGTAGGTTACGTATGTAGTCCTCTGCTGTTGGTGTGTAGGTTACACATGTAGTCCTCTGCtgttggtgtaggttacacatgtagtcctctgctgttggtgtaggttacacatgtagtcctctgctgttggtgtaggttacacatGTAGTCCTCTGCTGTTGGTGTAGGTTACGTATGTAGTCCTCTGCTGTTGGTGTAGGTACACATGTAGTCCTCTGCtgttggtgtaggttacacatGTAGTCCTCTGCTGTTGGTGTAGGTTACGTATGTAGTCCTCTGCtgttggtgtaggttacacatgtagtcctctgctgttggtgtaggttacacatgtagtcctctgttgttggtgtaggttacacatgtagtcctctgctgttggtgtaggttacgtatgtagtcctctgttgttggtgtaggttacacatgtagtcctctgttgttggtgtaggTTACGTATGTAGTCCTCTGCtgttggtgtaggttacacatgtagtcctctgttgttggtgtaggTTGCATATGTagtcctctgttgttggtgtaggttacatatgtagtcctctgttgttggtgtaggttacacatgtagtcctctgttgttggtgtaggttacatatgtagtcctctgttgttggtgtaggTTATGTATGTAGTCCTCTGCTGTAGCTGGGCATAAAACATACAGGGTTAAACCACACAGAAACCATGTTCAAAGC contains:
- the LOC130522277 gene encoding glycerol-3-phosphate dehydrogenase 1-like protein encodes the protein MFRSVWSLLGRAGPCCGHSPAVVPVCGGRALICRAEEEVFTQQKQQFHSRATVAPNSSRMPGKKVCIVGSGNWGSSIAKIIGNNVKASNRFDPMVNMWVYEEMIKGRKLTEIINTEHENVKYLPGHKLPKNVLAVPDIVEAVRGAKVIVFVIPHQFIADLCDQIKPHLTEGAIGISLIKGLSEGPDGIQLISDIIREKLHVDVSVLMGANIASEVADDKFCETTIGAKNVANGLIFKELLQTANFRINVVEESDTVELCGALKNIVAVGAGFCDGLGFGDNTKAAVIRLGLMEMVAFAKMFCKGQVSSDTFLESCGVADLVTTCYGGRNRKVAEAFVKTSKSITMLEEEMLNGQKLQGPQTSAEIYKLLQKKNLVNDFPLFSAIYQICFEGKT